In Paenibacillus ihbetae, the following are encoded in one genomic region:
- a CDS encoding cell wall hydrolase — MAVINVNSNDVDLLARLIRAEAEGEGEQGMLMVGNVGVNRIRSNCLDFQGIRTMNQMVFQNPGGFEATQKGYFYQRARDRDRRLAQRVINGERIWPASNALWFFRPAGECPATWYNQQNTGRFKAHCFFTPSYADCPSVF, encoded by the coding sequence GTGGCAGTCATCAATGTCAACTCAAACGATGTGGATCTGCTGGCTAGACTCATTCGCGCGGAGGCGGAAGGCGAAGGGGAGCAGGGGATGCTCATGGTGGGGAATGTCGGCGTAAATCGCATTCGCTCCAACTGCTTGGACTTTCAAGGCATCCGCACCATGAACCAAATGGTGTTTCAAAACCCTGGAGGATTTGAAGCTACCCAGAAGGGATACTTTTATCAAAGAGCCCGGGATAGAGATCGGCGGCTTGCTCAACGAGTCATCAACGGGGAACGAATCTGGCCTGCTTCTAACGCCCTTTGGTTCTTCCGCCCGGCGGGCGAATGCCCGGCAACCTGGTACAATCAGCAGAATACGGGGCGTTTCAAGGCGCACTGCTTCTTCACTCCGTCCTACGCCGATTGTCCGAGTGTGTTTTGA
- the gerQ gene encoding spore coat protein GerQ has product MFNQGVPPVNFLNGVRYPGVPSRGTAGYAGNVPPQVSSGSQITQGGAVMPTPQFEQSYVENILRLNLGKTGTFYMTYENNSQWNAKVFTGVIEAAGRDHIIISERSTGRRILLLMVNLDYVVFDEPLQYQYPGVIGNPPTGR; this is encoded by the coding sequence ATGTTTAATCAAGGCGTGCCACCTGTGAATTTCCTGAATGGAGTCCGTTATCCGGGCGTACCAAGCCGGGGGACTGCCGGCTATGCCGGAAACGTACCTCCGCAAGTATCAAGCGGAAGCCAAATTACGCAGGGGGGCGCTGTCATGCCGACTCCTCAATTTGAGCAGTCGTATGTTGAGAACATTCTTCGTCTGAATCTGGGCAAAACCGGCACCTTCTACATGACTTATGAAAACAACTCGCAGTGGAACGCCAAAGTGTTCACTGGCGTAATCGAAGCCGCCGGCCGCGACCATATCATTATCAGTGAGCGCTCGACCGGCCGCCGCATTCTTCTCCTGATGGTCAATCTCGACTATGTCGTATTTGACGAGCCGCTGCAATACCAATATCCGGGTGTGATCGGCAACCCGCCGACCGGCCGGTAA
- a CDS encoding family 78 glycoside hydrolase catalytic domain, whose translation MLEVTDLRCEYWHNPIGIGERHPRLSWRLQSDKRAVAQKTYELEVAEDEQFTIPSWKSGKVDSAQSVHVELSHFEAASCKRYFYRVRVWDHEGACSEWSDTSYWETGKLEGEAWTGQWIAAPLSLISEESTQLPLLRRDFRLEAAVKEARVYATSLGLYELELNGQRVGDRYFTPGWTSYAHTIQTQTYDVTSMLKQGNNTIGAWLGNGWYKGNLGWQGGRNFYGSRLALLLELHVIYEDGLKEIIGTDSSWMAAQGPILISELYHGETYDARLEISAWSTGEAGASGWQAAEVIDHGVDMLKPQINEPVRAIETIRPVQVFTTPDGDTVLDFGQNLVGWVRFRAAGPAGTSVTLQHAEVLDAHGNFYTDNLRTAKQTISYTFKGEGIETYAPRFTFQGFRYVRVAGFPEPIDLDAFEAVVLHTDMEETGTFRCSEPLVNQLQSNIRWGLKGNFLDIPTDCPQRDERLGWTGDAQMFIRTAAFLSNTAPFFTKWLSDLAHDQREDGAVPFVVPNILGDSFGSAAWGDAAVICPWTVYVSYGDERILARQYESMKQWVAYIQAQGEQEFLWNTGFHFGDWLGLDAKSGDYVGATERDIIASAYYAYSVDLLQKTAAVLGKEEDARKYAELRSNVVKAFREEFVTPSGRLAASTQTAHVLAIFFDLLDEPAEKRAAAKLHRLLEESKFHLTTGFVGTPYISHALSKHGMHEAAYKLLLQQDFPSWLYPVTKGATTIWEHWDGIKEDGSFWSSDMNSFNHYAYGAIGDWLYRTVAGIQTVEASPGYKHMVIAPIPGPGLTWAEGTINTMYGTARSFWKLEADSLMHVEVTIPPNTTAEIRLPGTTDPASITESGGVPLSQAAGILSISAGETDVMVQAGSGKYSFKYKYSLQIS comes from the coding sequence ATGTTGGAAGTGACGGATCTTCGATGCGAATATTGGCATAATCCGATCGGGATCGGGGAGAGACATCCTAGATTAAGCTGGCGGCTGCAATCGGATAAACGGGCTGTCGCGCAAAAGACTTATGAGCTTGAAGTGGCCGAGGACGAGCAGTTTACGATTCCGTCCTGGAAGTCAGGGAAGGTGGATTCCGCGCAATCGGTTCATGTTGAACTCAGCCATTTCGAGGCAGCATCTTGTAAGCGCTATTTCTATAGAGTGCGGGTCTGGGATCACGAAGGAGCATGCTCCGAATGGTCCGACACCTCCTATTGGGAAACGGGCAAGCTGGAAGGGGAAGCATGGACTGGCCAATGGATTGCAGCACCCTTGTCTCTAATCTCGGAGGAATCCACCCAATTGCCGCTGCTGCGCCGGGATTTTCGACTTGAAGCCGCCGTGAAGGAGGCCAGAGTGTACGCAACATCGCTTGGTCTGTATGAGCTGGAGCTTAATGGACAGCGAGTGGGAGACCGATATTTTACGCCGGGATGGACGAGTTACGCACATACGATCCAAACGCAAACCTATGATGTAACTTCGATGCTGAAGCAAGGCAATAACACCATTGGCGCATGGCTGGGCAACGGCTGGTATAAAGGCAATTTAGGATGGCAGGGCGGCCGTAATTTCTACGGAAGCCGGCTTGCGCTTCTGCTTGAACTTCACGTCATTTACGAGGATGGCCTGAAGGAGATCATCGGAACCGACTCCAGTTGGATGGCTGCGCAAGGACCGATCCTGATATCGGAGCTCTATCATGGGGAAACCTATGATGCACGGCTGGAAATTTCTGCATGGAGCACAGGGGAGGCTGGGGCCTCCGGGTGGCAGGCCGCAGAGGTGATTGATCATGGGGTCGACATGCTGAAGCCGCAGATCAATGAGCCCGTACGCGCCATCGAAACGATCCGTCCGGTACAAGTGTTCACGACCCCTGACGGAGATACCGTCCTTGATTTTGGACAGAATTTGGTTGGCTGGGTCCGGTTTCGTGCAGCGGGACCGGCAGGAACTTCCGTGACGCTGCAGCATGCCGAGGTGCTGGATGCACACGGGAATTTTTATACGGATAATCTTCGGACGGCAAAACAAACCATTTCGTATACGTTTAAAGGTGAGGGAATTGAAACGTATGCCCCGCGGTTTACATTCCAAGGATTCCGTTACGTTCGGGTCGCAGGGTTTCCGGAGCCCATTGACTTGGATGCGTTCGAAGCCGTCGTTCTTCATACCGATATGGAAGAGACGGGAACGTTCCGCTGCTCCGAGCCGCTTGTCAATCAGCTGCAGAGCAATATCCGCTGGGGCTTGAAGGGGAATTTTCTGGATATCCCGACCGATTGTCCGCAGCGCGACGAACGTCTCGGCTGGACGGGAGATGCGCAGATGTTTATCCGTACCGCCGCATTCCTGTCGAATACGGCACCGTTTTTTACAAAGTGGTTGTCCGACCTGGCGCACGATCAGCGAGAGGATGGGGCGGTTCCGTTCGTGGTGCCGAATATTCTCGGCGATTCGTTCGGCTCCGCGGCATGGGGAGATGCTGCCGTGATCTGCCCTTGGACGGTGTATGTCAGCTATGGCGATGAACGGATCCTCGCGCGGCAGTATGAGAGCATGAAGCAGTGGGTGGCCTATATTCAAGCGCAAGGCGAGCAGGAGTTTCTATGGAATACGGGGTTTCATTTTGGAGATTGGTTGGGGTTGGATGCCAAATCGGGCGACTATGTCGGCGCAACGGAGCGGGACATTATCGCTTCGGCTTATTACGCCTATTCAGTGGATTTGCTGCAGAAAACGGCAGCTGTATTGGGTAAAGAGGAAGACGCCCGGAAGTATGCCGAGCTTCGCAGCAACGTCGTAAAGGCGTTCCGGGAGGAATTCGTGACGCCTTCCGGACGGCTGGCCGCTTCCACGCAAACGGCGCATGTGCTTGCCATCTTCTTCGATCTGCTCGATGAGCCGGCAGAGAAGCGGGCGGCAGCCAAGCTCCACCGTCTGCTTGAAGAGAGCAAGTTCCACTTGACGACGGGGTTTGTCGGCACGCCTTATATCAGCCATGCGTTAAGCAAACACGGAATGCACGAAGCGGCCTACAAGCTGCTTCTGCAGCAAGATTTTCCGTCGTGGCTGTACCCGGTAACGAAAGGCGCGACGACCATCTGGGAGCATTGGGACGGCATTAAGGAAGACGGAAGCTTCTGGAGCAGTGACATGAATTCATTCAACCATTATGCATACGGCGCCATCGGCGATTGGTTATACCGGACTGTGGCCGGCATCCAAACGGTGGAGGCTTCTCCAGGGTATAAGCACATGGTAATTGCACCTATCCCGGGGCCGGGCCTGACGTGGGCGGAGGGCACGATTAATACCATGTACGGCACGGCTCGGTCGTTCTGGAAGCTGGAGGCCGACAGCCTTATGCATGTGGAGGTAACCATTCCGCCGAATACGACGGCGGAAATTCGATTGCCGGGTACAACCGATCCTGCAAGCATTACAGAGAGCGGGGGCGTGCCGCTAAGCCAAGCGGCAGGCATTCTCTCGATAAGCGCTGGCGAAACGGATGTCATGGTCCAAGCGGGCTCCGGGAAGTACAGCTTTAAGTACAAGTACAGCTTGCAGATATCGTGA